The sequence GCGTCCGGCTGATGGCCGCCAACCAGCAGCGCGAGGCGGCCTATGCGCAACACCTCGTCGCCGACCGGCTGGCCGAGCGCGACTTCATGCAGATGGGAGTTCCTGAATGAGACACCTTCTCCTGACCGTGGCCGCAGTCACCACATTCGGGCTCGCCTCGCCCGCGACGGCCCAAGGCGTGCCGACCTTTGATGGCTCACAGCTTGGCCAGCTTGTAGCCCAACTCGAGCACATGGCCGAGGACCTGAACGTCCAGATGCAGCAGCTCGCCACCATGCGGCTAGAACTGGAAACCCAGCTATCGCAGTTGACGAACTTCGAGGCGCAACTGACCTCGCTGATCGAAGGCAGCGGGTTAGGCGAACTCTTCGCCACCGTCGAAGAATTCCGCGCGCTCCGCGGCAAACTGGTCGCGCCCCTCAATACTGCGCAATCGCTGGCGAGCGGGGATTTCCTGAGCGGGTTCAATCCCGGCGCGGAGCTGTCAGCGTCCGTCGAGCGGGTGCTTTCGGGGAGCGGTTTCACCTCGGAACGACTGAGCACGCTTTCGGGCTCCGATCAGCCTGCCGACAACCGCATCGCCACCTCGGCCGGGGCCAGCGCCATGTTGTCGGTCGCGGCGCAGGAAAGCCACGAAGAGGCCGGGCAAAGCCTTGAGCGGCTCGAGACCATGGTGGGGCTCATCGACGATCAGGACGGGCTGAAAGCTGCGGTCGATCTCAACACCCGCGTCACCGCCGAGCTCGGCATCATCCTGACCCAGATCTGGCGGCTCGAAGCGGCGCAAGGCGTCAGCGCCGGCCAGCTGGGCGTCGTCGATGCCGCGACCCTCGCGGATGAGCGCAAGTTCCGCTCGATGGCGGTGGATCCATGAGGTTTTCCATCCGCACCCCGAGCCGTTTCACCTTGATGGAAACCGGACTTCTCGGCCTTTCGCTTGCCCTGCCGCTCGGCCTCCTTGTCTTGCCCGACGCGGCATCGGGTCAGGATCGACCCTTCACCTCGATGGAAATCGCACGGGATGACGCCGATGCGTGCCGGGTCCCGAAACCGCCCATGGATCTCGCCGAAACCGCTTACCTGCGCAACGGCTACCGCGCGATCCTGCGCATCCTGATTGCCGAAGAAGCGCTCGCCTCGGAAACCTGCATCTGCCTGCTGGGCAACTTCACCTGGGATCAGGCCTTGGGCGCCCTGCCCCGGTTCCAGACCTCGGACAACCCACGCCTGCCCTTCAAGGTGCTGGACCTTTACGCGCAGGCCGACGCGCTCGAGGCGCAAGTTGTGGAGGCCTGTGCCAAGTAGATGGGGGTCATTCGCGACATCCTCGGCCAGGTCGACGCCGCGGTGAACACCGTGGCGCAGGACGGGTTCGTCTCCTCGGCGGCCTCGGTCGGCAATGTCATCTCGGCGGGCGCGACCCTCCTTGTCGTGCTTCTCGGGATCAACGCCGTGATGCAACTCCGCCCCCTGCCCTTCGGCACCGGCTTTGCCTTCGGGATGAAGGTGGCACTGGTGGGCATATTCGCGCAGAGCTGGGATAATTTCAGCGTCATTTATGACATCGTCACGCAGGTGCCCGACTCCGTCGGCGCCTCGATCCTGGCGCTCACCGGGTCGGGCGACGAGGCCGGGGTTTATGAAAGCCTCGACAACATGGTCGCCCGCATCACCGCCTATGGCGATACGATCGGCGACCGCGCAGGCTGGGTTTTTGGCGCGGTCCTAGGCGCGATCTTCTTCGTCCTTTCCGCCGTTTTCGCCGCCGTCACCGCGGGGATCATCGCCTTCGCCCGCATTGTCTTCGCGCTGATGATCGTGATC comes from Pseudosulfitobacter pseudonitzschiae and encodes:
- a CDS encoding type IV secretion system protein; amino-acid sequence: MRHLLLTVAAVTTFGLASPATAQGVPTFDGSQLGQLVAQLEHMAEDLNVQMQQLATMRLELETQLSQLTNFEAQLTSLIEGSGLGELFATVEEFRALRGKLVAPLNTAQSLASGDFLSGFNPGAELSASVERVLSGSGFTSERLSTLSGSDQPADNRIATSAGASAMLSVAAQESHEEAGQSLERLETMVGLIDDQDGLKAAVDLNTRVTAELGIILTQIWRLEAAQGVSAGQLGVVDAATLADERKFRSMAVDP
- a CDS encoding type IV secretion system protein, which codes for MGVIRDILGQVDAAVNTVAQDGFVSSAASVGNVISAGATLLVVLLGINAVMQLRPLPFGTGFAFGMKVALVGIFAQSWDNFSVIYDIVTQVPDSVGASILALTGSGDEAGVYESLDNMVARITAYGDTIGDRAGWVFGAVLGAIFFVLSAVFAAVTAGIIAFARIVFALMIVIAPFMIVTSLFKPTQSLFEAWTRATIGYALMPVAAAGAAGIIVAIAEAIGDASADPGDVETVSLILPFLVILILSAGIMASVPYIASNLTGVVGIASNAVGLTGLARQGFVNTREYGAGATARLVTGKSPHELNQMANAGVVKTGEMIRQSPGALLSAAKSFRKP